From Pseudoalteromonas sp. DL-6, one genomic window encodes:
- a CDS encoding DP-EP family protein yields MNNTQELIHFTVNIVLGSDDEANFTYSIDGKEVTGGGVVRTETAGIYSLDETTIENGFLFTGATITDIDKETPCAQNFSFKVSDNGRKITIIDTDENPGTACLIFNVECNGTAYESTDPQVENRGEN; encoded by the coding sequence ATGAATAACACTCAAGAACTAATTCACTTTACAGTTAACATTGTACTAGGCAGTGACGACGAAGCTAACTTTACATATTCTATAGATGGTAAAGAAGTGACTGGCGGCGGAGTTGTAAGAACCGAGACTGCGGGCATTTATAGTTTAGATGAAACCACAATTGAAAATGGATTTTTATTTACTGGCGCGACTATTACTGATATCGATAAAGAAACGCCTTGCGCCCAAAACTTCAGCTTTAAAGTAAGCGATAATGGCCGCAAAATTACTATTATCGATACCGATGAAAACCCAGGTACTGCCTGTTTGATATTTAATGTTGAGTGCAACGGCACAGCCTATGAAAGCACTGATCCGCAAGTTGAAAATAGAGGTGAAAATTAA
- a CDS encoding mechanosensitive ion channel family protein, translating into MISSEIQQFEKYYALLTEYLVTYSMQIVGAIFILLVGLWVAKKLAEVVANLMTRHNVDITLTNFVSNVVKVLLIIMVIIIALGKIGISVTPFVAAIGAASLGAGLALQGMLSNYGAGLAIIATRPFVVGDTIEVKGVSGQVKVIELGHTVLINEEKVEITIPNKHIVGEILHNSFSYSLVKGEIDIAYSACSDTAINLIENVLIQHELVAKKPNAQIGIERFADSGVTISYRYWVPTTKIIETKLAINGSVYKAINDANIEIPFPQRIVTLNKNN; encoded by the coding sequence ATGATCAGTTCCGAAATTCAGCAATTTGAAAAATACTACGCCCTACTTACCGAGTATTTAGTCACCTATAGTATGCAAATAGTCGGCGCTATTTTTATACTATTGGTTGGCCTGTGGGTGGCGAAAAAGCTCGCCGAAGTAGTTGCCAATTTAATGACGCGGCATAACGTCGATATTACCTTAACCAACTTTGTCAGTAATGTAGTGAAAGTACTGCTAATCATTATGGTGATCATTATTGCGCTGGGTAAAATTGGTATTAGTGTGACCCCATTTGTTGCTGCAATAGGTGCAGCCTCATTGGGTGCAGGCTTAGCGTTACAAGGCATGCTTTCTAATTATGGCGCGGGGCTTGCTATTATTGCTACACGGCCATTTGTGGTCGGCGATACCATAGAAGTAAAAGGTGTTAGCGGCCAAGTAAAAGTAATTGAGCTGGGGCACACCGTATTAATTAATGAAGAAAAAGTAGAAATAACCATTCCCAACAAACATATTGTTGGCGAAATTCTGCATAACTCATTTAGCTACTCTTTAGTAAAAGGTGAAATAGATATTGCCTACAGTGCCTGCAGTGATACAGCAATCAACCTAATTGAAAACGTGCTCATACAGCATGAACTCGTCGCTAAAAAACCCAATGCACAAATTGGCATAGAGCGCTTTGCTGATAGCGGCGTTACTATTAGCTATCGCTATTGGGTACCCACCACTAAAATTATTGAAACTAAGCTTGCTATTAATGGCAGCGTGTATAAAGCAATTAACGATGCCAATATTGAAATTCCGTTTCCACAACGCATTGTTACACTTAATAAAAATAACTAG
- a CDS encoding LrgB family protein: MNEQISAITPSLWWLTIPFIIALFLGLKMLNVRVSHSILKSLTNPVFLSIAIIALLLVNLDLPYAKFSSHSQLLSWLLEPAIVALALPLYQQFMHIRKNFLLIFVTCSIGIVNATLVAFVLSILFAAPSQLSASVAALSVTTPIALLVTDSLGGISSLAAAMVIFIGLLGALFGFLLLKLIKIFNFEAQGIAMGTACHAIGTAAAIAEHPKIGAFSSVAMALSALLTAVIVPLLYPFLVSTLL, from the coding sequence ATGAATGAGCAAATCAGTGCAATAACGCCAAGTCTTTGGTGGTTAACTATCCCTTTTATAATCGCTCTTTTTTTAGGGCTAAAAATGCTCAATGTGAGAGTGAGTCACAGCATATTAAAATCCCTCACAAACCCCGTATTTTTAAGTATTGCAATAATTGCCTTATTATTAGTTAATCTAGATTTGCCTTATGCGAAATTTTCCTCTCATAGCCAATTACTTAGTTGGTTACTCGAGCCTGCAATCGTTGCGTTAGCCCTGCCCTTATATCAGCAGTTTATGCATATTCGAAAAAACTTTTTACTCATTTTTGTCACTTGCAGTATTGGTATTGTTAATGCCACATTGGTGGCTTTTGTATTAAGTATTTTATTTGCTGCCCCCTCGCAACTCAGCGCCTCAGTTGCCGCACTCAGCGTTACGACACCTATTGCATTACTTGTCACCGATTCACTTGGGGGGATCAGCTCGTTGGCTGCTGCCATGGTTATTTTTATTGGTTTACTTGGAGCTTTGTTTGGCTTTTTATTACTAAAACTAATTAAAATATTTAACTTTGAGGCACAAGGCATTGCAATGGGAACGGCTTGTCACGCTATAGGTACAGCCGCTGCAATTGCCGAGCACCCAAAAATAGGGGCGTTTTCATCAGTGGCTATGGCATTGAGTGCGTTATTAACTGCGGTGATAGTACCACTATTATATCCATTTTTAGTGAGCACTTTGTTATAG
- a CDS encoding winged helix-turn-helix domain-containing protein has protein sequence MQQPPFYLGEWQVTPASNTLQRAEEQKQLEPKAMDVLLYLCQNQAEIVSSDALLTHCWANTETGDNPLHKTITQLRKALGDKASAPQYIETIRKRGYRVIATVEFPLADDLPSQVNTWQGGSPFLGLSAYNPTDTHLFFGRNHAISTLLESVSSQIKLQRAFCLILGPSGTGKSSLVNAGILPKLLDERGYNGIRVMSYTQLDFADVAQNRLYLDLASAMLDWDINDIPVFTGLSAQTLAQQLEHDIDNVISCLKNTIANTQTAAKTPQLFLFIDRLEVLLSSPLFSNDTRSHFLSVIERLATSKAVIVFSACRNDFYPLVVEQPSLMVGKAHGAHYDLTPPNRHELQQIIRLPALTANLTFSHDPNTKTPLDEILCADTANNPDALPMLQYTLQELYLQRSDNNELLHSVYEKLGGIEGAIGKKAEEVFIGLSQAQQQQLKSVLSQLVTLNPDGKTITSRAARLQALTKTSQKELVQAMVDSRLFVSHLQNQEAYFSLAHEALLRQWPRAKQWINDHKDALAIKSRLHHHTQQWLNEHKSNAYLLAPGKPLQEAVTLLNDNIFELDDDERALITSSLKHSKTKTTIKRGTVALLCLLTCVALFMSVTSFQAQQLAQQKRQEAESLLGFMVGDFADKLRSVKRMDLLDGISNKALEYFTNQVEEPSSLFNFSNQQAEFKSRFQYAQTLEAMGEVAYSRGKTIEAFTAFENARTRLEALLKIQPNNLELLTLAGANAFWLGQLHYDKSDYAATEPLFKKYHAYSEKMYSLAPNDFNSIMELSYSHNSLGSLYTEKFDYSAAKQSFTKSLALKNKALKLKPNNKNLLRDKADTISWLAKTEEGLGDFNAALTMYVNASSELSNMLLNYPDDASLSSSLAYTYIQQSYLLSYLPNRQPAYEKAQQATNTINNAILQDPKSKYFQDSYYRFLAYQLMLSADKNINEQVNEIIKFVKNQYFDNKFIINTQVSLIHYFIDRLSQHKAQELLIALEIDTNYQEYIANQMKIGDNIIPIRVNLLKAKLSTTSKQREQFCLNALQAIIKTAEKDQSVRITYPLVQVYTCLNRADEIPKIKANLVKLGITNFNL, from the coding sequence ATGCAGCAACCGCCTTTTTATCTAGGTGAATGGCAAGTAACCCCTGCCAGTAACACCCTTCAACGCGCTGAAGAACAAAAACAGCTAGAGCCCAAAGCCATGGATGTTTTGCTGTACTTGTGTCAAAACCAAGCAGAGATTGTCAGTAGCGACGCGTTATTAACTCACTGCTGGGCAAACACAGAAACCGGCGATAATCCTCTGCATAAAACTATCACTCAACTTCGAAAAGCCCTGGGTGATAAGGCAAGCGCTCCGCAATACATAGAAACCATACGTAAACGGGGTTATAGGGTTATTGCAACGGTTGAGTTTCCATTGGCTGATGACCTCCCCAGCCAAGTTAACACATGGCAAGGCGGCTCTCCTTTTTTAGGTTTGAGTGCATATAACCCAACCGATACCCACTTATTTTTTGGTCGTAATCACGCCATCAGCACGTTACTAGAGAGCGTATCAAGCCAAATAAAATTACAGCGCGCATTTTGTTTAATCCTTGGCCCTAGTGGCACGGGTAAATCATCATTAGTTAATGCGGGTATATTGCCAAAGCTACTCGACGAGCGAGGCTATAACGGCATTAGAGTAATGTCGTACACCCAACTAGACTTTGCAGATGTAGCTCAAAATAGGCTGTATTTAGATCTCGCTTCAGCCATGCTCGATTGGGATATTAACGACATTCCAGTATTTACAGGGTTAAGCGCACAAACGCTGGCGCAGCAGCTAGAACATGACATAGATAATGTTATTAGTTGTTTAAAAAATACAATTGCAAATACTCAAACAGCAGCAAAAACGCCGCAATTGTTTTTGTTTATAGACCGCTTAGAAGTGCTACTTTCCTCACCGCTATTTAGTAACGACACCCGAAGTCATTTTTTATCTGTTATTGAGCGTTTAGCGACCTCTAAAGCGGTGATTGTATTTAGTGCCTGTCGAAACGATTTTTACCCTTTAGTGGTTGAGCAGCCAAGCCTTATGGTGGGCAAAGCTCATGGCGCGCATTACGATTTAACTCCGCCAAATCGCCATGAACTACAACAAATTATTCGCTTGCCAGCGTTAACCGCTAATTTAACGTTTTCACACGACCCAAACACTAAAACCCCGCTGGATGAAATACTTTGCGCCGATACCGCTAATAATCCAGATGCACTGCCCATGCTGCAATACACACTGCAAGAGCTGTATTTACAGCGCAGTGATAATAATGAGTTATTGCACAGTGTGTATGAAAAACTCGGCGGTATTGAGGGTGCCATTGGCAAAAAAGCCGAAGAAGTATTTATAGGGCTTTCTCAGGCGCAACAACAGCAACTAAAAAGCGTGTTATCGCAATTAGTAACACTAAACCCAGATGGTAAAACCATTACGAGCCGCGCAGCTCGCTTACAAGCGTTAACCAAAACCAGTCAAAAAGAGCTGGTTCAAGCCATGGTCGATAGCCGCTTATTTGTATCGCATTTACAAAACCAAGAAGCTTACTTTAGCCTTGCCCACGAGGCATTATTACGCCAATGGCCACGTGCCAAACAGTGGATTAATGACCATAAAGATGCCCTTGCTATAAAAAGCCGCTTACACCACCACACGCAACAATGGCTTAATGAGCACAAAAGTAACGCCTACTTGTTAGCACCGGGTAAACCGCTGCAAGAAGCCGTTACCTTATTAAACGACAACATATTCGAACTAGACGATGACGAACGCGCGCTTATAACCAGTTCTCTTAAACACAGTAAAACAAAAACAACCATAAAACGCGGCACAGTCGCTCTACTTTGTTTACTCACCTGTGTTGCCCTATTTATGAGTGTTACCAGCTTTCAAGCGCAGCAACTTGCACAGCAAAAACGCCAAGAAGCCGAAAGCTTACTAGGGTTTATGGTTGGTGATTTTGCCGACAAGTTACGCAGCGTAAAGCGTATGGACTTACTTGATGGCATTAGTAATAAAGCACTTGAGTATTTTACCAATCAAGTCGAGGAGCCAAGCTCACTATTTAACTTTAGTAATCAACAAGCCGAATTTAAAAGTCGCTTTCAGTACGCGCAAACTCTGGAAGCCATGGGTGAAGTGGCCTATTCTCGCGGTAAAACCATTGAGGCCTTCACCGCCTTTGAAAACGCCCGCACTCGCCTTGAAGCATTATTAAAAATCCAACCAAACAACTTAGAGTTACTCACGCTTGCCGGTGCCAATGCTTTTTGGCTCGGTCAGCTTCATTATGATAAAAGCGATTACGCAGCCACTGAGCCATTATTTAAAAAATATCATGCCTACAGTGAGAAAATGTATTCATTAGCACCGAATGATTTTAACTCGATTATGGAGCTATCGTATTCGCATAATTCGCTGGGTTCTTTATACACAGAGAAATTTGACTACAGCGCAGCGAAACAAAGCTTTACAAAATCGCTGGCCCTTAAAAACAAAGCGCTTAAGCTTAAACCCAATAATAAAAACTTATTGCGCGATAAAGCAGATACCATCAGCTGGCTTGCTAAAACCGAAGAAGGGCTCGGTGATTTTAATGCCGCGCTAACCATGTATGTAAATGCCTCAAGTGAATTGTCAAATATGCTATTGAATTATCCCGATGATGCAAGTTTATCAAGCAGTTTAGCTTATACTTATATTCAGCAAAGCTATCTTTTAAGTTATTTACCCAATAGACAACCTGCCTACGAAAAAGCACAGCAAGCCACTAATACAATTAATAACGCTATATTGCAGGATCCAAAAAGTAAGTACTTTCAAGATTCATACTATCGCTTTTTAGCCTACCAATTGATGCTTTCAGCCGATAAAAATATTAATGAACAAGTAAATGAAATTATTAAATTTGTCAAAAATCAATACTTCGACAATAAATTTATTATAAATACACAAGTAAGCCTTATACACTATTTTATTGATAGGCTGTCACAGCACAAAGCACAGGAGTTATTAATTGCGCTGGAGATTGATACAAACTATCAAGAGTACATAGCTAATCAAATGAAAATTGGCGATAACATAATACCGATACGGGTTAATTTACTTAAAGCTAAGTTAAGTACAACCAGCAAGCAGCGAGAACAGTTTTGCTTAAATGCGCTTCAAGCCATTATTAAAACAGCAGAAAAAGATCAAAGTGTTCGTATCACATACCCGCTGGTACAGGTGTACACTTGCTTAAATCGAGCTGACGAAATCCCCAAAATAAAAGCAAACCTAGTAAAACTAGGCATTACTAATTTTAATCTATGA